TTGGACTAAAAagcttgaattaattattgaatcacttatttcaaaatatgttcaaataatttgttttatatatagaaaatcATTCTTACGAGTAtcagaaattaaaagataatgcaaacaaaaaaatagtataaaattaaaggtaATAAAGCAGTTCAGCCTTGTAAAAAGgcacaagaaataaataatcatatcTTTCTCAGGATTCTAAATAGTTTGCAGGTTTAAATATGTCAATTATACattcaacaatattttctctgcAACAAGAGTAACGATATATAGAcaattaatgataaatataacgCCTTGTGCATCATaggaaacaataaaatatttgtagattctatattaattataactcGAAGCAGAGAGGACAAAATAAACCGAGGTACTCATTTTCACTTGAAAAACTAAATTTATTCccaaaatgtacatacaaaaaCGCCAAACAATTCCTTATGCTATTTTCATATTCCACTCAGAGAAGAGTCACTGACAATTTTCAAAGTGTCGCCATGTTCCAGCACTTCCCCTCTCGAACTTGCTGCCATTTTGTCTTCAGTGGCCTGCCACTCGTCAGTGTAAATTGGCCGTGCAACATTCGTGTcgtagttatttaaaatatttgtagaacCAACATGATCAACACCGTCTACATAACTACCATCCGTGGCATCAACAACATAATCTCTGGATCCTTCGTTCTGACGAAGATtcgtttgaatattataattatcagaCCCCGAACGCAACAATGACTCTAAACctgtattatttacaatattactgttgctattactattatttgaACGTTTATATCCCTGAAACTCATCGTGACGACTGTTGTTCCAATTTGAAGACGTGAAGTTGATAGTAGGACTGCTGTAATTCTGATGGACTGAGGTTGTGTTGGAGATGGACGTCCCTATCACAAGGGAAGAATTACGCGAGTTGGCAGTGTTATTGATTCTGTCGTAATCCGAAGTTATGAATCGTCTTCCAAAGCTGCGCCCCCAACCGCCGCCATAACCGCCTCCGCCAGATGGAGGACCGTAGCTGTTCGATGGTGGACCATAGCTTGAAGGTGGTGGAGCACCGTAACTATCAGAGGGTGGGCAACagcctcctcctcctccaccacCGTAGCCTCCACCTCCTCCACTGGACTTTGTTAGCAGAACGATTTCCTTGTATCctgtcaaatttaaattgggGCTAATCGTGTTTTTGTAAATGGCAATGGGAAATCTTATTTAGATTCTACAGGACAAGTTTAGAGACCCGAGttagaatttaaacaaaattgaatgaaacaatGATATAATTTCGCTGTTACCTCCCCCTCCTCCGCCACCGTAGCCACCGCCGTAGCCTCCACCACCTTTCATGTACTTGTGCATCAGCATAGCCATGGAGATCATGAGAGACATGCCTGCCATCATCATTCCCTTCACCGTTGCCACCCCTACgatgtaaaatatcaattagGTCTGATCTGGAACCTTGAATAATTTAGAACCAGAAATAATCTAGAACCTCACCTATTAGTTTCATTTTGAGCATCATGAGACCTGCCATCATCATCATTTTGCATTTTCCACCCCCGCCTCCTTTTCCACCTCCGCCACCTCCACCGCCTCCACCTTTGCCTCGTCCTGTGAGAGagtaaattagaattattaattaaatacgagTGAATTAAATTACACCGTTGAGAAATGCTTTGACACCGATACAAGCTTCGATTCACCAACCTTCGGCCACAGCAGTGTCGTCGTACATGAGATCGATTTGGTTCTTCTCCCGTTTGCCATTCCATCTAGGTAACGTGATCCTCAGAGCAAACGTGTCAAAGAAGTCGTTGACGCTTCGTTCGATACCATAATTAGAGTCATTGCTGGGTTTTTGTTCGTCTATCGCCCTGGTCTTCACCAGCTTGACCTCCTGGCCCATCAAATAAATCTCGTTCAAGTCTCTTATAGACTCCAGAAATCGCCCGAAACGTTTCTTTGCGCAGGCGAACGAGAAGCTGAAGATGCATTGGCCTATGTCTTTCGCGGGGAACTCCGGGAAGCCGTCGTTGTCGTTTGCCGTGGAGTTTCCAGATGCTGGGACCACTTTCACGTCCACACGGAATCCGTTCTTTCGGTAGTCGAATAGTTGTCGACCAGAACTGAGCGAAAATGAGGAGAATAATGATGGACAGTGATTTAATGCAAGAAGGAAGCGTTTTGAATCAATTTTGTGTGTATTGTGTTAACTCTTAACGTGTTTTTTGGTTGAGAGTCGATTGCCAGGCGTTATGATTCTTTAGAAAGTACTGTAGGACTTAGAATGGTTAGGAATTAGTATTTAGGAAATGAAAATCATGGTTGGTAGtcttgtaattaaattgtggAGGTATTAATGCAGAGTATGGCTCAAGAGACTCTGGAGATTTCAATGCGTGGCAGAGGTGTACCTGGAGATTTCAATGCGTGGTAGGAGATTATTTGGACATTTCAATGCGTGGTAGGAGAGTATTTGTAGATTTCAATGCTTAGTAGGGAGAGCACCTGGAGATTTCAATGCGTGGTAGAGGAGTACCTGGAGATTTCAATGCGTGGTAGAGAAGTGCCTGGAGATTTCAATGCGTAGTAGAGAAGTACCCGGAGATTTCAATGCGTGGTAGGAGAGTACCATCGGTGTGACTAGTTCAAAACTAGCgccagaaaatattctatatttcttattacattaattattccttctCATATCATTCCGGAagggaaataattattattaatgacaAGAACAATtgtgaaataaacaattattataggGCTACTCCCCAACAAATATCAAGAAAGGAACAAAGCCtcaaataattacataatttaacaaatatagtCTTGCATTAGTCTAAACCACCCAAGAATAGTAGTTGCCTTAAACAATTATGCCAACGATACAAAACAGACCAAAAAAGCACAAAGAATGGACTTCCCATTATAATCATTAAAAAGTATACTTCTCCTAAAGTATACtacttaaattttacgaaCCCCTattgttcaatatttctaaACCTCATCGCCAACACCTCGAAATCCACTTTCCAAGccgaataatacaaaataatccaAAACAAATGCACAGTACTATTGTCGAGCGCCGTTCCCGATGAACTTGTAAGGATCCACGTCGATCTTGCGATCCTCGATCGTTCCATCGTTCCCACGGCCCTGAACAACGATCAGGTGCAGCACAATTGCGACGAACGCGGGTCCACGCAACCTCTCGATCCTCGGTGACGACATGAGTCGATACGCGATGGCTATCGACGATGATTCCGATCTAGCGTCTACCGACTACCAAAGACTGATCCACCTCTGGCGGTAATCGTTTATATACAATGAGATTTATGTCATCCCGCGGATTTTTTCGGTGGACCGTCACGATTGTCATTTACCGTCGCCAAGGGAAATAATAGCTTAATGACATGTTTCAGTTGGGGTTCTTGCGGCAGGAGCCGCGCGTTACGCGGGAACGGAACAGGATGTCGCAGCTTTTCCAGATTTCAGGGACAACTTGTTTACATCGTCAATCTGGAATAGTTTTCGAGCGAAGAGTTCCTCTAGTTTTTTTAGATTcaataaacaacaaatttcgATGTATACTTATTTGAATTtggtatattatattttattacttgaatattattgtaatatacaagGGATATTTTGTTTGAGTTACTCTATCCGCAAATGTTCATATcaacattataaatacatattttttttttatataagacATATGTTACAAGATAAAGGTAATAATAGAGGATATCCCTTAATTCATCATTTGTTTGATATAACATTCTATGTACCGATTACACCcttcttaataatttatttcgtttaataataCTATGAATTGCATCtctatttatcattcattCAATATGATGCTTTTCTATTCCAGGCAATTAAAGGAGAACGTATgtattagaatttaaaatcCATACAATTTTGTATGCCGTAATTTGTacttatttttcctattttaataaatgtacaatatttccaatgtaataataattgaacgtGTTTTGCTGGTTTCGAGAGCTCCTGAAGATCGACGACCACGAGCACGTCTCTGCCGCAGTTACAAGCCTAACACGCGGCGTTGTGAAGGGGATGACCTTGTTTCGTATCATTCTAATCGAGTGGTATATCCATCCGACAATTGCTATCGCGATATGCAATTTTCATAGCAGGAAACCGAAGCGAAGTGCAGCCTTCGAGCAGCGCTAAAACTGAAATTGGCATTCGAACTCGATGGAAGAAAGCTACGTAATGCGTGCACTCGAGCAGCTATTAATTTTCCATGCGCTCATTTTTCAAACTATAAATCGAACCATTCGAGCACCAGCTTTCGCTCCGAATCCAAGGAAAGAAatgtatcgaaaatattttgcagTTTTGTGACATCGAGAGAATACTTTGCTTTCGTTTTCCGAAAAATTAGACCGATACTCGTGATACATCCTTTCACTCCAAACACAAAACCAGCACttaattcaagaaaaatattggatcAACCATGAATTAACATTTCGGAATTTTACGATATCAAAAGGACGCTTCGTTGCTTTCGTTTTCTAGAAAATCAGAGCAATTTTCGCacactatttaaaataccCTGAATAAACATCGCGTGGAGTGAATGTCACGAGTACTGACCAAGAAATGAAAGCAACGAGTAATCTAAACCAAGAAAATTAAGAAGCAGCAATCCTAGAGCACCGTAGTTATTTCTCCAATCTAGTTCAGAATAAAGCAAACAAATTCCCCCGAAATAAGAGGAGTATCAACATCCTGGCCAACGAGAGAACTATCACCGGAAGTTCACTCGCTAGGATGACCTGTTTTCGTCCCTCGTAGGCTTTCATGTTATCGCGAATCGTCTCGTACTCGACGTAAGCAACAGGTGACGGGTgatctttgtaaaaagttcGTTTATTAAAAGCTTACAAAGtatagttaaatataaataacaagaaGAAACGACGCGCCACGGCTCGAGGATCGACGGGCCAGCTCGAGCCGCCGTGGATTCGCGCCGTTCGAAATAAATACCTATGAATCTATGAATAACTGTAATGGTGATAAAACGCAGGGGCGATGAAATGAGACCAGGCGTGGCGACTGGAGGCAGCAGACAGAACGCTCGAGCGGCGAGAAAGCGAGACGAAGAGGAGCTAGAACAAGTGGGAGTCGCGGTGAAGGCAGGACTCGTGAAGTGCTCGAAGAAGGAAATCGGAAACGAGATGAGTTAGGTGAGGTAGTGACGTGCTTGGACCTCTCGCGTGCCGTCGGCTCCTCCGCGAAACTAACCCTCTATTGCACGCGTTGCAATTGCAGGAATTTACCCTCTAAACACCCTCGAACGAACTTCTTTGTAAGTTCTTCGGGATACTTTCTCAGAGGGGACATCTTGTAGAGCCTGCAGATTCACCTACTTTGAGTATCGAGTAAATTATGGACGTGTTTCGAGGGAGGTGTCTTTTAGTGGCTAAGTCCGTGGAGAAAGTCCCTTTGAATAAGTTTTGGATCGTTCTTGACCTTTAATAGGCTCTTTATATGATtctagaatattaaaattaaattcatatggCTGTCTACTTTTGAAGATCAAGTCCAAGGTACCAAATTCTAAACAAtctttgattttcaaataGCTGTTAGTATTTTTCTAGACCCCCAATAGGCTGTACCATAAGAATTAaagtacttaaaaaaattagcCTCGAGTTTTAAACGATTTTGAGCTTATGGATCATTCTTGACCTTTGATAAGTTCTTTACATGAttctagaaaattaaaattaaattcatatggCGAAGAGCTGTCTACTTTTGGAGATCAAATCCAAGGTACCAAATTCTAGAAAAAATTCTAGACAATCTTTGATTCTCAGATAGCTGTTAGTATTTTTCTAGACCTCCGATAGCCTGCACCATAAGATTTAAAgtgctttaaaaaattaggGTTACACTCAAGCAACATAAAGAACTGCCTACTCTCATATACATGAAGAGCCCAATTCCCGAACAATCCTAAACAACCTTAAACTCCGAGCCACTCCAGAGCCTCGACTCCCAAATCACTGTTCCCAAGAGATTTTTTCTACAACATCGGATAATTAGAATGAACTTGGTGCAATAGAGGGCGAACGGTTAACGAATTATTTCAGCcagatcgatcgacgatcccGCGCGTTCCCGTACTTCAGGATCGCCTGGTGAACGGTGTCCTGGATGCTGTCCAGCGATCTGCCGTATCCGGAGTGTCCATAGCCGTGTCCATGGTGCTCCTCCGAGCTATGGGTATGCGAGGTAGAGTAGACAGGCTTGCTGACGATTTCGTACGTGGTCTTCTTCTCGCCGCCACCCGCCAAGGACTTGAGTCCCACGATGGCGGATAACATCAGAGCCATGAGACCCGTCATGAGGGCTTTTCCAGCTAGGAGAGCCAGAGCACCGAATCCAACAGCTCCCAGGGTGCCCTTCATCATCATGAGACCTGCCATGAGGGCGCCATTGCCCTTGTCCTTCTTACGCCCTGAAGAGCAAAGAATCCCTCATAAAAGACGATTCCAACGTcgctaataataaaaatgaagatatcTCTCACCTGTTCCAGCGGTCTGCGATCCTCCCAGGCCCAATTGGGCGAGCGTCTCCTCGTTGAAGTTCCTAGCAGCCTCGAAGGTCCTAGGGTCGAAGAGCTTGATGGATATCGAGTGGCTGTTCAGGTAGCTGCCGACCTTGTGCACCAGGAACGCGT
This portion of the Hylaeus volcanicus isolate JK05 chromosome 4, UHH_iyHylVolc1.0_haploid, whole genome shotgun sequence genome encodes:
- the LOC128875206 gene encoding uncharacterized protein LOC128875206 gives rise to the protein MKGFVIRQLSRPQASLLLVLVLVVNCYGEIERRTSKQMVEESPENLASNLSKDCGKSYSATCLKLDVVSFLDRLSEQEDISILPGVSVIKENGTANMPAAEVVANLARDFPNDVEKRLDAFLVHKVGSYLNSHSISIKLFDPRTFEAARNFNEETLAQLGLGGSQTAGTGRKKDKGNGALMAGLMMMKGTLGAVGFGALALLAGKALMTGLMALMLSAIVGLKSLAGGGEKKTTYEIVSKPVYSTSHTHSSEEHHGHGYGHSGYGRSLDSIQDTVHQAILKYGNARDRRSIWLK